Part of the Leptolyngbya sp. BL0902 genome, CAAGCCCTCACCTTCTGTCCAGGGTTTCCGGCTACGGGATTCTCAAGCCACCGTCGCCAGGCAAATTGGCTGGCCCGTGGGGAGAACCAGCCAATTGAGGCATACACAGCTTTTTCAACAGTCAATCATCTCTGGGGGATAAGACCCTAAGACTATTTCGATAATGCTTGACAACGTTGGAATCATGGTTGGATCACAATCGACGGGACAAACCCTCAAAGAAATAAGTATTTATTCTCAGAGAATTAATGCCTAGCCGACCTAGATCAGAGGCTCAGCAAGGCTAGTTTAGTCCTGTTCCTGGGAGATGAGCAGATTGTCAGGATCAACGTAGTGACAAACGGCGTCATCTACGCAGATCAAGGCCCATCCAGAGGCATCAATACTCACCAGATTGTAGTCTCCATCCTGGACAAAGAACCCCTTGTGGTTGCGGGTATCGGGCTTGATGGCAACAAAGTTGTCAGACATAGCTACACACTCCAGAAACAACGACTAGCAATAATGAAGAAAAGCTTATGGCTTAATTACGAAAATCCTATCATCTCCTTCATGGGATTTTTATTAAGTAATTTAATGGAATGTATCGAGACAAGGCAGGCTGGGGCTTTGAGGAGCCCAAGAACCGACTAAAAAGCCTTTGCAACCGTGATATAGCCTAGATCGGCGGGAAAATTCTGTCGCCAAGGAAAGATTAATTTAAGCAATGTAAACTTTGTGATCTACCCCTCTCAGATAAGGATGATCGGCATAAATACTCATTTTTCTATCGGTCTTGCAATGCTGAGATGAAGGAAAGAGAAAAAACCTAGTATTAATCAAAAGCTTGAAGCGTATAAATACTCATCTTTCAGGGTGAGTATTTATGCACAAATACTCAATTTATTGAGCCTGTTTTATCAGCATAAATGCTCATTTCCAGTGTTGAATGATTAGTATAAATACTCATCCTTGTTCATATTCTGAACTTATCTGATGCGCTGCCGGATCAATTCCCAGTAGCCCTTCATCGGCTTAAGATCCCTGATTCACTGACAAAACTTGCTAAAACCCGCATTCGTCAAAGGGTCAGGAGACCTGCCCCCTACATGAACCCAATGCTGTAGGGGCGCGGTTTTCGCGCCCGATGCAGAATCCTTTGTTAGTCAACCAGTTAAGACTCATCGTGGATGATGGGCGACCCCCTGCCTAATTTAGTGACAGTTGGCCCTATTGACCAAGAATTGCGATGGGCCACCCTGGATTTTTTCAATCCTGAGTCGTTGCGCCGCTGCCTGAATGCGAGCCAGCCTTGCTAGGATCAGCACAGTTCATCTATATGCTGCCCTATGACCGTCATGCCATCCCCTGTTACCCGTTCGTGGGCTCCCATTCTGGAGGCGTTTACCGCTGCCCTGGGGCCGGATAAGGTGGTGCGACGCAAGGAGGAACTGCTGGTCTATGAATGTGACGGTCTCACCAGCTATCGCCAGCGTCCGGCGGTGGTGGTGCTGCCCAATTCCACCGAGGAAGTGGCGGCGGCGGTGAAAATTTGCGACCAGTTTCAGGTGCCCTTTGTGGCGCGGGGGGCGGGAACGGGCCTGTCGGGCGGGGCGCTGCCCATCGAGGATTCTGTCCTCATTGTCATGGCCACCATGCGAAATATTTTGGAGGTTGACCTCGAAAATCAGCGGGTGGTGGTGCAGCCCGGAGTGGTGAACAACTGGGTGACGCAGGCGGTGAGTGGGGCGGGGTTTTACTACGCACCAGATCCCTCCAGCCAGTCGGTGTGTTCGGTAGGGGGGAATGTGGCGGAAAACTCCGGCGGTGTCCACTGCCTCAAGTATGGCGTGACCACCAACCACGTTCTGGGGCTGAAGGTGGTGACACCCAAGGGCGACATTGTGGATTTGGGTAGCCCGGTGGCCGAAACGCCGGGGTATGACCTGACTGGGGTGTTCGTTGGTTCCGAGGGCACCCTGGGCATCGCCACAGAAATTACGCTGCGGATTCTCAAAGCGCCGGAATCGATCCAGGTTCTCCTAGCGGACTTTACCTCCGTGGAAGCCGCAGGGGAGGCTGTTTCGGCCATTACCAGCGCCGGGATTATCCCCGCCGGGATGGAGATGATGGATAACTTCAGCCTCAACGCTGTGGAGGATGTGGTGGCGACAAACTGCTATCCCAGGGACGCAGCAGCGATTTTGCTCATCGAAATCGACGGCCTTCCCGCCGAAGTGAAGGCTACCGGGGAGCGCATCGACCAACTGTGCCGCCAAAACGGTGCCCGCAGTATCACCATCGCCACCGACCCCGAAGAACGCCTGCGCCTGTGGAAGGGCCGCAAAGCCGCCTTCGCTGCCATGGGCAAACTCAGCCCCGACTACTACGTGCAGGATGGCGTTATTCCTCGCACCCAACTGCCCTACGTGCTGAAGGAAATCGAAGCCCTTGGTGCCCACCACGGCTATCGGGTGGCCAATGTGTTCCACGCTGGAGACGGCAACCTGCACCCGCTGATTCTCTACAACAACTCGATTCCTGGACAACTCGAACAGGTAGAGGAACTGGGGGGCGACATCCTCAAACTCTGCATCAAAGTGGGGGGCAGCATCTCCGGCGAACACGGCATTGGGGCCGACAAACGCTGCTATATGCCCGATATGTTCTCCGAAACTGACCTAGACACCATGGCCTGGGTGCGCCAAGCCTTTAACCCCAGCGGTTTGGCCAACCCCACCAAACTGCTGCCCACCCCCCGCACCTGTGGCGAAGCGGCTCGTCACCAAGGCGCGGCGTTTGCGGATGTGGAACGGTTTTAGGCGGGGATGACCTGAGCTAGAGGTCATCTGAGATGGGGATGATTTGAGGTGGGGATTACCTGGGGTGAGGATGATCTGAGGGTCAGAATTACCCTAAGTCCACCGCTGGGGCATATTTTTGCCAAATGTCGCCATAGACGATGGCGGGGTTTTTCCAGGGCTTGTGGTGGCCACCGCTCCAGTGGATGACGTTAATTTGGTCGAGGGGTTTTTTCAGCGCCTTTGCCACAACCTGCATATTGCCGTAGCCGCAGCGGTTCCAACTGCGGTCAAGCTGAATGTAGTCCTTAAACATCACATTCAGCAGCGTTTCATCGCCGCGATTTAGCATCCCATACTTACAGGAGGCATCCCAGTCTAAGTAGTAGTGAAAGATGCGGTCTGTGGCGTCGTTCCAGTAGGTGTAATCGGTAAATAAAACACCGCTATTAAAGGATTGCTTGAAGGCCAACATTTCCCGCAGGGCTTTGAAGGGATTGCCAAACTGAAAAATCGCTGGATAAAAGTGGGGCACTGCCGCAAAGTAGCGTTCGGGGCTAAATTGCACCGTTTCAAATAGCGTGGCCACATCGCCAATCACCACCACATCGGCATCTAGGTACAGCACCTTGCTGACGTCGGGGAAAATGTCTTTGAGAAACATCCGGGCATACTGCATATAGCGCGACACCCGCCGAGTCGGCGTCATGGGCTCATACTTGGCATGGATGTAGTCTGCCATAAACTTGGGTGGCGTGAAGGGATACACCCGCCATGCAAATTTTGGATCTGGAAAAACAGTGGAGATTTTTTCCTTAAAAAAGTCCACTTCATCCGGTGGAACGGTAATGTTAAATCGTAGATTTTCTGGAGTGGCTGTGTTGCTCACCACGGAGTTCATGGCGGTGAGTAGCGCCACCACAATTCCTTGATTCAGGGCAAAAGCGATATCGTAAATCATGAACTATCCTGGCCGTTATATGGTGAGCCAGCGCAGGAACCTAATCCAGCGCCAAACCGGAGGGACGCCATGGAAAACAGACATCCACACCCAGCACCCAGCGATGATACCAGGTTGATGATTCCCTTAGCCGATCATCGCGCCGCTAGTCCAGTTGTCACAGAACATCAGGATCTAGACCTAATTGCCGCAAGCGCTCAGCCAAACGTTCAGCCCGCTCCCGCTCTTGCTCGGCCCGTTCCCGTTCAAAATTGGCGCGTTCTCGTTCTTGTTCTGCCCGCTCTCGTTCAAAATTGGCCCGCTGCTGCTCCAGGGTGGCCCGTTCGTCGCCGCTGAGCAGTAGGTTGCCCTGATCATCCCACCAGCGCAGCCAAGGGAGCGTTTGGTTGAGGTAGGATCCTTGCCAAATGCCCAGTTCCACTCCCATGGGCGGAATGGCGTAGTGGCCGCGCTCGTTGGGGGGGCAGGGCTGGTAATGGCTACCGACCAATTCGTAAACCTCCACCGCCGCCTTTTCCACCTCATAGATGGCGTAGAAGGGGACGCGAATGGCCTGCTCGTAGACCCAGAATTTGCCTGCTTTGGCGGTGGGGTCGGCCAGGGGTGAGGTGGCATCGCGTTCTTCGGAGCCATCGCCAGAGACAAACTCGATCACCAGCAGCGGCGCAACAATTTCCTTCCACAGCACGTAGGATCGGCGGGTTTTGCCCTCCAGCAGGGGCGGCACATGGGGCACATAGAACCAGTCCGGCGCTTCGGCCCCGCGCTCTGGGGGATCGGTCAAGCGCCAATAAATGCCGCTATCTTGGCCAATGGCATACTGGCCATCGGGATGCAGCGATTCTAACGCGGGACGAATGGAATCGGTCAGCAACACGCTTTGGGGATGTTCCTGAAAGTTTTTCACAAAGGTGCCGTCGGTTTCCGGCAGTTGCGTGTGATCCGGCAGCGATAGCGCCGATGGGGAACCAGCAATCACCATGGGCCTTGACCGTGGGGGACGGATTTCGCTAATAATACACCATTACTACGAAAGGCTACCACTACGACAAACAGCCGCTGTCAGAAAACAACGGCTGTTGAAATTTCTTGGGCTTGCTTGAGACGTTTCGCGTGAGCTTCCGCTGTGGATAAGCTGCGGAGTTTCCAGGGTTTTGACAGGCTTGGCCTAGAAACCTTGGCGAGAGACGAGCTTTTCAATGTCGGCTTGGGTTTGGTGCAGCAGGTTGTGGCGGCTGTCGCTGCTGCTGGAGAGAGAGGGCACCAAATTGCGGGCCTGAAGCGCCATGTGCAGTTGCAGATGGGCAACGTACTCGGAAAAGTCTTCGCGGGTTTCGGTCAGCACGGGAGCTTTTTCTGACAGGGCCACGGGAACAACCTCGTTGTTACGGAACATCAAAACAAAGGCAACGCTAACGAAGTTAACATAGGCGCTGCACCACCCCTAGGCTGTGCAACGAAGCTTAACGGTCTGTCACATTGATCACTGTCGTTTGGGTGCTATCGCCGCCGCTCTTGGAGTTTGCGGTACACGTCTTTGATATCTACCCCGTGGTGGGCGAGGGCGACGAGGGTGTGGTAGAACAGGTCGGCCACTTCTCCAGCGATGGCGGTGGGGTCGTCGTCTTTGCAGGCCATCACCACTTCGGCGGCTTCTTCGCCAATTTTCTTGAGGATTTTGTTGTCGCCCCCGGCCAGCAGTTTGCAGGTGTAGGAATCGGGGTTGGGGTTGTCCCGCCGATCACACACGACGCCAAACACCTGGGACAGCATATCCGCCGGAGGAGCCACCTTGCCCTCACCAACCTGGTGGAAGCAACTCCGTTCCCCCGTGTGGCAGGCTACATCGCCGACTTGATCCACCGTCACCAAGAGAGCATCGCTGTCGCAGTCGTAGCGGATAGACTGCACCCGCTGCACATGGCCAGAGGTGGCCCCTTTGTGCCAAAATTCCTGCCGCGAACGGCTCCAGAACCAGGTTTCGCCCGTTTCCAGGGTTTTTTGCAGCGATTCCGCATTCATCCAGGCCATCATCAATACCGTGCCGTCCAAATGGTCTTGCACAATGGCAGGCACCAAGCCCTGATCGTTGTAGCGAATTTGATCGATGGGCACAGCGTTGGACAGGGACGACGGAGAAGAAGCCATGGTACAGGGGTGAGCGGGGTGACTGGAAGTTACTGATCCACTTTAGTACGGTGGGGGAGTTGGGAGTCGGGAATCGGGAGTCGGGAGTCGAGAATCGGGAGTCGGGCACGTAGGGTGCATTCGCGAAGCAATGCACCAATGCCGAGAGTCGAGAGTCGGGAGTCGGGAGTCGGGAAATAACTTTTTGGGAGAGGAACCCAGAACCATAGGGCGCTTGGGTTAGGATGGAATGCGGGCAAAGCTTGGATAACGGTATCCTGTGGCCCTCACCTGCCCCTGTTAAAACGCCGC contains:
- the hisIE gene encoding bifunctional phosphoribosyl-AMP cyclohydrolase/phosphoribosyl-ATP diphosphatase HisIE — its product is MASSPSSLSNAVPIDQIRYNDQGLVPAIVQDHLDGTVLMMAWMNAESLQKTLETGETWFWSRSRQEFWHKGATSGHVQRVQSIRYDCDSDALLVTVDQVGDVACHTGERSCFHQVGEGKVAPPADMLSQVFGVVCDRRDNPNPDSYTCKLLAGGDNKILKKIGEEAAEVVMACKDDDPTAIAGEVADLFYHTLVALAHHGVDIKDVYRKLQERRR
- a CDS encoding Uma2 family endonuclease, whose protein sequence is MVIAGSPSALSLPDHTQLPETDGTFVKNFQEHPQSVLLTDSIRPALESLHPDGQYAIGQDSGIYWRLTDPPERGAEAPDWFYVPHVPPLLEGKTRRSYVLWKEIVAPLLVIEFVSGDGSEERDATSPLADPTAKAGKFWVYEQAIRVPFYAIYEVEKAAVEVYELVGSHYQPCPPNERGHYAIPPMGVELGIWQGSYLNQTLPWLRWWDDQGNLLLSGDERATLEQQRANFERERAEQERERANFERERAEQERERAERLAERLRQLGLDPDVL
- a CDS encoding glycosyltransferase family 8 protein; translation: MIYDIAFALNQGIVVALLTAMNSVVSNTATPENLRFNITVPPDEVDFFKEKISTVFPDPKFAWRVYPFTPPKFMADYIHAKYEPMTPTRRVSRYMQYARMFLKDIFPDVSKVLYLDADVVVIGDVATLFETVQFSPERYFAAVPHFYPAIFQFGNPFKALREMLAFKQSFNSGVLFTDYTYWNDATDRIFHYYLDWDASCKYGMLNRGDETLLNVMFKDYIQLDRSWNRCGYGNMQVVAKALKKPLDQINVIHWSGGHHKPWKNPAIVYGDIWQKYAPAVDLG
- the glcD gene encoding glycolate oxidase subunit GlcD produces the protein MTVMPSPVTRSWAPILEAFTAALGPDKVVRRKEELLVYECDGLTSYRQRPAVVVLPNSTEEVAAAVKICDQFQVPFVARGAGTGLSGGALPIEDSVLIVMATMRNILEVDLENQRVVVQPGVVNNWVTQAVSGAGFYYAPDPSSQSVCSVGGNVAENSGGVHCLKYGVTTNHVLGLKVVTPKGDIVDLGSPVAETPGYDLTGVFVGSEGTLGIATEITLRILKAPESIQVLLADFTSVEAAGEAVSAITSAGIIPAGMEMMDNFSLNAVEDVVATNCYPRDAAAILLIEIDGLPAEVKATGERIDQLCRQNGARSITIATDPEERLRLWKGRKAAFAAMGKLSPDYYVQDGVIPRTQLPYVLKEIEALGAHHGYRVANVFHAGDGNLHPLILYNNSIPGQLEQVEELGGDILKLCIKVGGSISGEHGIGADKRCYMPDMFSETDLDTMAWVRQAFNPSGLANPTKLLPTPRTCGEAARHQGAAFADVERF